The following proteins are encoded in a genomic region of Oncorhynchus masou masou isolate Uvic2021 chromosome 32, UVic_Omas_1.1, whole genome shotgun sequence:
- the LOC135526530 gene encoding chloride intracellular channel protein 2-like — translation MAQRQNSDKDPTIELFIKAGHDGENMGNCPFCQRLFMVLWLKGVKFTVTTVDMRKKPAELKDLAPGTNPPFLLYNGTLKTDFIKIEEFLEQTLAPPRYPHLSPLSKESFDVGADIFAKFSAFIKNRPANSTFHEKALLREFKRLDLYLTSPIPEEINQNSRENILVSKRKFLDGNHLTLADCNLLPKLHVIKIAAKKYCDFDIPVQFTGVWRYLNNAYEREEFSQTCPANIEIEKAYLDVANKRL, via the exons ATGGCGCAACGACAGAACTCCGACAAAGACCCGACTATTGAACTCTTCATAAAG GCTGGCCACGATGGAGAGAACATGGGCAACTGCCCCTTCTGCCAGAGGCTCTTCATGGTCCTGTGGCTAAAAGGAGTCAAGTTCACCGTGACAACCGTCGACATGAGGAA AAAACCAGCAGAGCTGAAGGATCTGGCACCTGGGACCAACCCTCCATTCCTGCTGTACAACGGCACCCTCAAGACGGACTTTATCAAGATCGAGGAGTTTCTGGAACAGACATTGGCCCCTCCCAG GTATCCACACCTTAGCCCACTCAGCAAAGAGTCCTTTGACGTGGGAGCTGACATTTTCGCCAAGTTTTCCGCTTTCATTAAGAATAGACCAGCCAACAGTACTT TCCATGAGAAGGCGCTGCTGCGGGAGTTCAAGCGTCTGGATCTCTACCTGACCTCCCCCATCCCTGAAGAGATTAACCAAAACTCCAGAGAAAACATCCTTGTCTCCAAGAGGAAGTTCCTGGATGGCAACCATCTCACCCTGGCAGACTGCAACCTGCTGCCCAAGCTGCATGTCATCAAG ATTGCTGCCAAGAAGTACTGTGACTTTGACATCCCGGTCCAGTTCACTGGTGTATGGAGGTACCTGAACAATGCCTACGAGAGGGAGGAGTTCAGTCAGACCTGTCCTGCCAACATCGAGATCGAGAAGGCTTACCTGGACGTAGCCAATAAGAGGCTGTAA